From a single Bacteroidia bacterium genomic region:
- a CDS encoding plastocyanin/azurin family copper-binding protein, which produces MKNLIISLFLVFSSFLAYSQTEDDYYPIITLPIPEDIVLEVGGLTTLPNGNIAASTRHGEVWIVENPYMENQTRPYFRKFASGLHEALGLAFQDGTFYLSQRGELTRLWDKNGDQVADFYESVYAWPVSGHYHEYSYGPVITDDGHMFVSGNVAFGDQEWWRGESRVPWRGWIMRISPDGKMEPWATGMRSPCGLALINGDLFYADNQGDWMGSGGLTHIEKGDFTGHPAGLRWSQLPESPVKLKTEELYAVIDPRFSPPGQAIKPEDDSSSVIIPLFEAEEKLPAIKTPAVWLPHSVLGISTSQMIVDETGGAFGPFDGQVFIGDEGQSKIVRVFLEKVNGEYQGAAFAFREGFQSGVLRMTWGKEGSMFVGETNRGWGSTGPKPFGLQRLVWNGKMPFEMKAVRAMPDGFEIEFTQPVDKTTASNPDNYKVTGFIYKYHPVYGSPVVNDKDCFVEAVQVSRDGLKARIVVDNLRENYIHEITLTGVKSYYDQNSLLHPTAYYTLNNLPEGQALNIPKRKKPAAPVMNHSAENHMPAAPAADAPNTAAATPATLAKRQLKMPANWAKGPEQTVQLGTNPGLKFDRTLITVKAGSKIKWTFNNNDDMPHNCVIVKPGEVDAVGDLAIQLGLKGINMGYIPVSSKILFHTQLMQPGSTESIYFYAPEKPGDYMYVCTVPGHAQLMRGVLRVTQ; this is translated from the coding sequence ATGAAAAACCTCATTATATCTCTCTTTCTGGTTTTTTCTTCTTTTCTGGCTTATTCGCAGACAGAAGATGATTATTACCCGATTATCACACTGCCCATTCCGGAGGATATTGTGCTGGAAGTAGGCGGACTTACGACTCTGCCCAATGGCAATATTGCCGCAAGTACCCGTCACGGGGAAGTCTGGATTGTCGAAAATCCTTATATGGAAAACCAGACCCGTCCGTATTTCCGGAAATTTGCCTCTGGTCTGCATGAAGCGCTTGGACTGGCTTTCCAGGATGGTACTTTTTATCTTTCCCAGCGAGGAGAACTTACCCGTTTGTGGGATAAGAATGGCGATCAGGTTGCAGATTTTTACGAATCGGTCTATGCATGGCCGGTATCAGGACATTATCACGAATACTCTTATGGCCCGGTTATCACCGACGACGGGCATATGTTTGTGTCGGGGAATGTCGCTTTTGGCGATCAGGAATGGTGGAGAGGCGAAAGCCGGGTTCCCTGGCGCGGATGGATCATGCGGATCTCCCCCGACGGTAAAATGGAGCCCTGGGCGACCGGAATGCGATCACCTTGCGGACTGGCACTGATCAATGGGGATCTGTTTTACGCTGACAATCAGGGAGACTGGATGGGTTCAGGAGGATTGACACATATTGAAAAGGGCGATTTTACCGGCCACCCTGCGGGTCTGCGCTGGTCCCAGCTTCCCGAGTCCCCGGTAAAACTCAAAACCGAAGAACTATACGCCGTGATTGACCCTCGGTTTTCACCTCCCGGACAAGCGATCAAGCCCGAGGACGATTCTTCCAGTGTGATCATTCCGTTGTTTGAAGCGGAGGAAAAACTGCCAGCCATAAAAACGCCTGCGGTATGGCTGCCACACAGTGTGCTTGGGATTTCTACTTCGCAGATGATTGTCGATGAGACCGGTGGTGCTTTTGGCCCGTTTGACGGCCAGGTATTTATTGGGGACGAAGGGCAAAGTAAAATCGTAAGAGTATTTCTGGAAAAAGTAAACGGCGAATATCAGGGCGCAGCATTTGCCTTTAGGGAAGGATTTCAATCGGGTGTACTGCGAATGACCTGGGGAAAAGAAGGTTCTATGTTTGTCGGGGAAACCAACCGCGGATGGGGATCGACAGGGCCCAAACCCTTCGGGTTGCAAAGACTGGTCTGGAATGGCAAAATGCCATTCGAAATGAAGGCCGTTCGCGCAATGCCCGACGGCTTTGAGATTGAGTTTACCCAACCCGTTGATAAAACCACCGCATCCAATCCCGACAACTATAAGGTTACGGGCTTTATTTACAAATATCACCCTGTCTATGGCAGCCCTGTGGTAAATGACAAAGATTGTTTTGTCGAAGCGGTACAGGTTTCACGCGATGGCTTAAAAGCCCGGATTGTCGTTGACAATCTGCGGGAAAACTATATTCACGAAATTACCCTCACCGGCGTAAAATCTTATTACGATCAAAATAGCCTGCTGCATCCCACGGCATACTATACGCTAAACAACCTCCCCGAAGGGCAGGCACTGAATATTCCCAAAAGGAAAAAACCAGCCGCTCCTGTGATGAATCATTCGGCAGAAAACCATATGCCGGCTGCGCCTGCCGCTGATGCCCCTAACACTGCGGCTGCGACACCGGCAACTCTCGCCAAACGGCAACTAAAAATGCCTGCCAACTGGGCCAAAGGCCCGGAGCAAACGGTACAGTTGGGGACAAATCCGGGTTTGAAATTTGACCGGACACTGATTACGGTGAAAGCGGGTTCGAAGATAAAATGGACCTTCAACAACAATGATGACATGCCCCACAATTGCGTCATTGTCAAACCGGGAGAAGTGGATGCTGTGGGCGATCTGGCCATTCAACTGGGGTTGAAAGGCATCAACATGGGCTACATACCCGTAAGCTCGAAGATATTGTTCCACACACAATTGATGCAGCCCGGGTCAACAGAAAGCATTTATTTTTATGCACCAGAAAAACCCGGAGATTATATGTATGTATGTACCGTTCCGGGGCATGCACAACTTATGCGCGGAGTGTTACGGGTTACACAGTGA
- a CDS encoding glycosyltransferase family 1 protein — translation MYRSGACTTYARSVTGYTVKDQKPHIAVNTRLLLPRKLEGISRFGFEILKRMVAAHPEVRFSFIFDRPFDPGYIVGDNVKPIVVPPPARHPLLWHVWFHVMVPQLLTRLKPDVFFSPELYLTNHKRIPQVPVIHDIGFEHNPDEVSGWASRYLLKYTPRYARRAAHVLTVSDFCREDIAIRYGIDREKITIAYNAAHARFVPIPEAEKIETRKKYSEGVPYFHFVGTIQPRKNIENLLQGFDLFKIRTGHPMKLLIVGKRGWNYHEAAKVYETMEYRDDVIFTGFVPDEELGPVYAASEGLCLVSWLEGFGIPVVEAMHAGTPVICSNRTALPEIAGDAALKVPPDSAEAISDAMTLLAFNETVRNDLIAKGLIQTEKFSWEKSSDIVWKVLSKYLHGYSE, via the coding sequence ATGTACCGTTCCGGGGCATGCACAACTTATGCGCGGAGTGTTACGGGTTACACAGTGAAAGATCAAAAACCACATATCGCGGTCAACACACGGTTGCTCCTTCCCCGAAAACTGGAGGGAATCAGTCGCTTTGGGTTTGAAATATTAAAACGAATGGTTGCCGCGCATCCGGAGGTCCGGTTTTCATTTATCTTTGATCGCCCATTTGATCCGGGTTATATTGTTGGTGATAATGTAAAACCTATTGTAGTTCCTCCACCCGCCCGCCATCCTTTATTGTGGCATGTTTGGTTTCATGTCATGGTACCCCAGTTGCTCACCCGGCTGAAGCCAGATGTATTTTTTTCTCCGGAATTGTATCTCACCAACCACAAGCGGATTCCGCAGGTGCCGGTGATTCACGACATAGGGTTTGAGCATAACCCTGACGAAGTCAGCGGGTGGGCGTCCCGGTACTTACTCAAATATACTCCCCGCTATGCCCGGAGAGCCGCCCATGTACTGACGGTTTCTGATTTTTGCCGGGAAGATATAGCCATTCGGTATGGGATAGACAGGGAAAAAATTACAATTGCCTACAACGCAGCACATGCCCGGTTTGTGCCGATTCCCGAAGCCGAGAAGATTGAAACCCGGAAAAAGTATTCGGAAGGGGTACCCTATTTTCACTTTGTGGGCACCATTCAACCGCGGAAAAATATTGAAAACCTCTTGCAGGGTTTTGATTTGTTTAAAATCCGAACCGGCCACCCGATGAAGCTGTTGATCGTAGGTAAAAGAGGATGGAATTATCACGAGGCGGCGAAGGTATATGAAACAATGGAATACCGCGACGATGTGATATTTACGGGTTTTGTTCCTGATGAAGAACTCGGCCCTGTCTATGCGGCTTCTGAAGGTCTTTGCCTGGTATCCTGGTTGGAGGGATTTGGTATTCCGGTAGTGGAAGCTATGCATGCCGGTACGCCGGTCATTTGCAGCAACCGTACCGCCTTACCCGAAATTGCGGGTGACGCTGCGTTGAAAGTTCCGCCTGATTCTGCCGAAGCGATTTCAGATGCCATGACCCTGCTGGCATTTAATGAAACGGTGCGAAATGACCTGATCGCAAAGGGTCTGATACAGACAGAAAAGTTTTCATGGGAAAAATCCTCCGATATCGTTTGGAAGGTTCTTTCCAAATATTTACACGGCTACTCTGAATGA
- a CDS encoding TerC family protein, which produces MEFLSVFTTTEGLVSLFTLTAMEIILGIDNIIFISIVAGKLPESQQGRARFLGLSLALVFRIALLLSISWIVQLKDPIGVFAGLPQPFDLSWRDFILVVGGLFLMYKTITEMHHKLEGKDDDQKNPEAKSFSSVIIQISLLDIVFSFDSILTAVGLADHVEIMIAAVVISLGIMLLSAKSISEFINRNPTMKMLALSFLLLIGFMLVAEGFDQHVDKGYIYFAMAFAFIVEILNNRLRKKSEGEPVELRARMREED; this is translated from the coding sequence ATGGAATTTCTATCAGTATTTACCACCACCGAAGGTCTTGTCAGTTTATTTACCCTGACCGCCATGGAGATTATCCTTGGTATAGACAATATCATTTTCATCTCTATTGTCGCAGGAAAACTGCCTGAGAGTCAGCAAGGGAGAGCCAGATTTTTAGGGCTTTCACTGGCGCTGGTTTTCCGGATTGCCTTGCTTTTATCCATCAGTTGGATTGTCCAGCTAAAAGATCCTATTGGTGTATTTGCCGGTCTTCCTCAGCCATTTGATCTGAGCTGGCGTGATTTTATTCTGGTAGTGGGCGGGCTTTTCCTGATGTACAAAACCATCACGGAAATGCACCATAAACTGGAAGGAAAAGACGATGATCAGAAAAATCCTGAAGCAAAATCCTTCAGTTCTGTGATTATTCAGATCAGCCTGCTGGATATAGTTTTTTCCTTTGATTCCATTCTTACAGCCGTAGGTCTTGCAGATCATGTGGAGATTATGATTGCCGCAGTTGTCATTTCACTGGGTATTATGTTGCTTTCGGCCAAATCCATCAGTGAATTTATCAACCGCAACCCTACTATGAAAATGCTGGCCCTATCCTTCCTCCTTTTGATCGGATTTATGCTTGTAGCAGAAGGATTTGACCAGCATGTGGACAAAGGTTATATCTATTTCGCGATGGCGTTTGCCTTTATCGTGGAGATTCTCAACAACCGCCTTCGCAAAAAGTCAGAAGGGGAACCTGTTGAACTCCGCGCCCGCATGCGGGAAGAAGATTAG
- a CDS encoding sulfatase, whose protein sequence is MVFQPFLIQIFILLSGIFFTNGSILPATTPPPNFIFILTDDQGWSSTSFLMDRNIASSASDFFETPQMKRLAEMGMRFSNGYAPAPLCSPTRRSIQFGQTPARQGEKAFNATHNPVNFPRLTIPLMLKAANPSYQTAHYGKWDLRSGVFPEDLGYDESDGNTGNRNGNIFQGKDEKWTEVFVSSDPKKIESITARGLNFMERQVRSGTPFYLQLSHYATHVDMQTREETLAKYENKPPGKAHYLPGYAGMLEDLDTGVGAILDKVEALGISKNTYIILMSDNGGVPFVPPGPDYLVHPSEYPQTGRNFPLRGGKWTVFEGGIRVPFLVAGPGIPANQQCDQPVIGWDILPTLADLAGYAPVLPEDIDGVSIRPLLEKGNQGTIHRTDFGLVFHRFGEGRKQSAIRIGDDKLVKLWKTNELLLFDLKNDPGELTDLSQKYPEKVARLHENLIAYLSKVDSEVLIKK, encoded by the coding sequence ATGGTTTTCCAACCTTTCCTCATCCAGATTTTTATTTTACTATCTGGCATATTCTTTACCAATGGTTCTATCCTGCCCGCAACAACTCCTCCCCCCAATTTCATTTTTATCCTGACCGACGATCAGGGCTGGAGCAGTACTTCTTTTCTGATGGATAGAAATATTGCCAGTTCTGCCAGTGATTTTTTTGAAACCCCTCAAATGAAAAGGCTGGCGGAAATGGGGATGCGTTTTTCCAATGGGTATGCGCCTGCACCGCTTTGTTCGCCTACCCGGCGTAGTATTCAGTTTGGCCAAACGCCTGCACGGCAGGGTGAGAAAGCCTTTAACGCTACCCACAACCCGGTCAATTTTCCCCGACTGACCATTCCGCTCATGCTCAAGGCTGCAAATCCTTCTTATCAAACAGCTCATTATGGCAAATGGGACCTTCGCTCCGGAGTTTTTCCCGAAGACCTGGGGTATGATGAAAGCGACGGCAATACCGGCAACCGCAACGGAAATATCTTTCAGGGGAAAGATGAAAAATGGACAGAGGTCTTTGTCAGTTCTGACCCCAAAAAAATCGAATCCATCACGGCTCGTGGCCTCAATTTTATGGAAAGACAGGTTCGCTCCGGCACCCCTTTTTACCTCCAGCTCTCGCACTACGCCACCCATGTAGATATGCAAACCCGCGAAGAAACGCTGGCAAAATATGAAAATAAACCTCCGGGAAAGGCTCACTATCTCCCCGGTTATGCCGGTATGCTTGAAGACCTCGACACAGGTGTCGGGGCAATACTCGACAAGGTCGAAGCACTCGGCATTTCCAAAAATACCTATATCATCCTCATGTCTGACAATGGCGGTGTGCCTTTTGTTCCGCCCGGCCCTGACTATCTCGTTCACCCTTCCGAATATCCCCAAACAGGGCGCAATTTTCCGCTTCGCGGCGGGAAATGGACCGTCTTCGAAGGGGGAATCCGTGTACCTTTTCTGGTCGCCGGGCCTGGTATCCCGGCCAATCAACAATGCGACCAGCCTGTCATCGGCTGGGATATTCTGCCGACTCTGGCTGATCTTGCCGGTTACGCACCTGTGTTGCCAGAAGATATCGACGGGGTAAGCATTCGCCCGCTTTTGGAAAAAGGGAATCAGGGAACTATTCACCGGACAGATTTTGGGCTTGTTTTTCACAGGTTTGGCGAAGGCCGAAAACAATCGGCCATCCGTATTGGCGACGACAAACTGGTCAAACTCTGGAAAACCAATGAGTTGTTGCTGTTTGATCTGAAAAACGACCCGGGAGAACTGACTGACCTTTCCCAAAAATATCCCGAAAAAGTAGCCCGCCTCCATGAAAACCTGATAGCCTATCTTTCGAAAGTGGATTCCGAGGTGCTTATAAAAAAGTAA
- a CDS encoding DUF4962 domain-containing protein — translation MKYWIFLSCLSLLLSFSGFKPAGKQVAGKYNVLFIAIDDLNDWPGVAGGFPRAITPNLDRLAASGTYFSNAHCQAPICGPSRVSIMSGLLPTTTGVYGQIKDPDIRGAHPLLSRNLFLPEYLASLGYKTMGVGKLFHGHAPKGVFEESGGRVSGFGPYPKERFHWQNQGTNTDWGAFPEHDSLMPDYQSANWAIDRLHQQHDRPFFLGVGFLRPHVPWYVPQKWLDMYPIERIETPAYLPNDQDDLPEISRRIAQMPVMPTTEWAIENNQWKYMVQAYLASISFADHYVGEVLNALENSPYANNTVVVLWSDHGYHAGEKNRFAKHSLWERATHVPLIFAGPGIPPSQSSSQPVQLLDMYPTLLELLSLPPNPNNEGHSLVPLLKNPKAKWPFPAITAYGRNNLAIRDSRYRYIRFEDGSEELYDHHTDPNEWTNLAGDQSYHKLKAELQAFMPRENALWSRASFLDANNYFIQQQTRVIHPRFREWVDPQDGHIASVNPPVLLCPVPEKGRNLYAFRLSSDSNFPEKNTRTAIDLPFAIFNPHEKLATGKWFWQYRIGENEWSETQSFFITDDVLPFITPDPDALIADISPLHPRAFLYKDEIQGFRNRNRTSKDATIILEKAGSLLPKNPPGESEGIATVTSTDKTEQEKLEKDASKKLGSDARNGTEILCQAYLLTGEQKYADAAIRWAMEIAGWDASGVSAISDFGDSNCMLAMAWVFDVCYDQLTDAQKNLLKTSITTRGNRFYGKWISMLEGKVFSAHVWQHMLERLFKTALATVGEIPEAADWLTFIYEVWQARSPVLGPSDGGWWNGNHYMELNALSLLEIPAILQSLTGQDFLRSAFYQNNPDWLIYSFPPKSFSEGFGNGTERQFGQSMAMVGYADALGRITGNPRAGWYAQQHLAAMGRQIEEDDEFRWYRLRWKLPASMSNIPAPELPQAKVFPLTGTANIHTNLLDPSKDLMVSLRASPFGSTSHAHADQNSLNIQFGGQKLFWNSGHRPSMGVPHYEEWFKASIGHNTVLIDGKGQPTGSAESYGWIPRFVHGEQITYCLGDASRAYDNEKEIKQKAGLNRFRRHLVLLRPDIIVIYDELDADHAAAWTWLLHSPDEIEMDKEIQQLTCTTSTAHAQVNIFGSGPVSLELSTKFDPEPSNYRNITDEEGNIVDFKDQWHIYARPVEKVPATRYLTIFQVRATDDERAFFSPVKQGEGKWKIGEWSIEAEMDAGKMPSLECRKADETAVVSFGKKTILAGRKTITPQIPGSTVLYEIINGKMIVKEAVDEFPIN, via the coding sequence ATGAAATACTGGATTTTCCTGTCCTGCCTGAGTCTGTTACTCAGTTTTTCGGGTTTTAAACCCGCTGGGAAACAAGTCGCAGGCAAATACAATGTTCTATTTATCGCGATCGACGACCTGAACGACTGGCCGGGCGTCGCTGGTGGTTTTCCCCGTGCAATCACCCCCAATCTCGACCGGCTCGCTGCTTCAGGTACTTACTTTTCCAATGCACACTGCCAGGCTCCCATTTGCGGCCCGTCCCGGGTCAGTATCATGAGCGGACTATTGCCTACCACTACCGGGGTTTACGGACAAATTAAAGACCCCGATATACGGGGCGCGCATCCCTTGCTTTCCCGCAATCTCTTTTTGCCGGAGTACCTCGCTTCGCTTGGCTACAAGACCATGGGTGTAGGGAAACTTTTCCACGGTCACGCACCCAAAGGGGTATTCGAAGAGTCTGGTGGAAGAGTGAGCGGATTTGGCCCCTACCCCAAAGAGCGGTTTCACTGGCAAAACCAGGGCACTAACACCGACTGGGGCGCCTTTCCCGAGCATGACTCGCTTATGCCTGATTATCAATCTGCAAACTGGGCGATCGATCGACTCCATCAACAACATGACCGGCCATTTTTTCTGGGTGTGGGATTTCTTCGCCCGCATGTACCCTGGTATGTGCCGCAAAAGTGGCTGGATATGTATCCGATTGAGCGTATTGAGACGCCTGCGTATCTGCCGAATGATCAGGACGATTTACCCGAAATCTCCCGTCGGATCGCACAAATGCCTGTCATGCCAACTACTGAATGGGCAATTGAAAATAACCAGTGGAAATATATGGTTCAGGCTTATCTGGCCAGTATTTCTTTTGCCGATCACTATGTAGGCGAAGTGTTGAATGCGCTGGAAAACAGCCCCTATGCCAATAATACCGTCGTAGTCCTTTGGTCTGATCACGGCTATCATGCCGGGGAAAAAAATCGTTTTGCCAAACATTCTCTCTGGGAAAGGGCAACCCATGTACCGCTGATATTTGCCGGGCCAGGTATTCCTCCCAGCCAATCCAGCAGTCAGCCGGTACAATTGCTGGACATGTATCCCACCCTGCTGGAACTTTTGAGCCTTCCGCCCAATCCCAACAATGAAGGGCATAGTCTGGTACCGCTGCTCAAAAACCCTAAAGCTAAATGGCCATTTCCCGCTATTACCGCTTATGGACGGAATAATCTCGCCATTCGGGATAGTCGCTATCGATATATCCGGTTTGAAGATGGCTCGGAAGAATTGTATGACCACCACACAGACCCCAACGAATGGACCAACCTCGCCGGAGATCAATCTTACCACAAACTAAAAGCAGAACTTCAGGCTTTTATGCCCCGGGAAAATGCGCTCTGGTCTCGTGCATCTTTCCTCGATGCCAACAATTATTTTATCCAGCAGCAGACGCGGGTCATTCACCCCCGGTTCAGAGAATGGGTCGATCCGCAGGATGGTCATATCGCATCTGTCAATCCGCCCGTTTTGCTTTGCCCTGTTCCGGAGAAAGGCCGGAACCTTTATGCTTTCCGCTTGTCTTCCGACAGCAATTTTCCCGAAAAAAATACCCGCACAGCGATTGATTTACCATTCGCTATTTTTAATCCGCACGAAAAACTGGCCACGGGAAAATGGTTCTGGCAATATCGGATCGGGGAGAATGAATGGTCTGAGACACAGTCTTTTTTTATTACTGACGATGTCCTGCCATTTATCACCCCCGATCCCGATGCCCTGATTGCTGACATTTCTCCGTTACATCCCCGTGCCTTTTTGTATAAGGACGAAATACAGGGTTTTCGGAATAGAAACCGCACCTCGAAGGATGCAACCATCATTCTGGAAAAAGCCGGATCATTGCTCCCAAAAAATCCACCCGGGGAGTCAGAAGGTATCGCAACGGTTACCAGTACAGATAAAACCGAACAGGAAAAGCTTGAAAAAGATGCCAGCAAAAAACTGGGTTCAGATGCCCGGAACGGGACAGAAATTTTATGTCAGGCTTATTTACTTACAGGAGAACAAAAATATGCGGATGCCGCTATCCGATGGGCCATGGAAATCGCCGGCTGGGATGCTTCCGGTGTTTCTGCAATCAGCGATTTTGGAGACAGCAACTGTATGCTGGCGATGGCATGGGTGTTTGATGTGTGTTATGATCAGCTAACCGATGCCCAGAAAAACCTGTTAAAAACATCGATCACAACCCGTGGGAATAGATTCTATGGGAAATGGATCAGCATGCTGGAAGGCAAAGTTTTTTCAGCACACGTCTGGCAACATATGCTCGAAAGGCTCTTCAAAACTGCCCTGGCTACCGTGGGAGAAATACCTGAAGCGGCTGACTGGCTGACCTTTATCTATGAAGTCTGGCAGGCTCGTTCGCCCGTGCTTGGCCCATCTGACGGAGGTTGGTGGAATGGCAACCACTACATGGAACTTAATGCCCTTTCCCTGCTGGAAATACCTGCCATTTTGCAAAGTCTGACCGGGCAGGATTTCCTTCGGTCGGCATTTTACCAAAATAACCCCGACTGGCTGATTTATTCCTTCCCACCCAAATCATTCAGTGAGGGTTTTGGCAATGGCACTGAGCGGCAGTTTGGGCAGTCGATGGCGATGGTTGGGTATGCGGATGCCCTTGGCCGGATTACCGGCAATCCCCGGGCGGGTTGGTATGCACAACAGCACCTCGCGGCGATGGGCAGGCAAATCGAAGAGGATGATGAGTTTCGTTGGTACAGACTAAGGTGGAAACTTCCTGCATCTATGTCAAACATTCCTGCGCCTGAACTTCCGCAGGCAAAAGTATTTCCACTTACCGGAACCGCCAATATTCATACAAACCTTTTAGATCCGTCAAAAGATTTGATGGTAAGTCTGCGCGCCAGTCCGTTTGGTTCAACCAGTCATGCACACGCAGATCAGAATTCGTTGAATATTCAGTTTGGCGGACAGAAGCTGTTCTGGAACTCGGGCCACCGCCCCTCCATGGGTGTGCCACATTATGAAGAGTGGTTTAAGGCAAGTATCGGGCACAATACCGTATTGATTGATGGAAAAGGACAACCCACGGGTTCGGCAGAATCCTATGGCTGGATACCCCGGTTTGTACACGGCGAACAGATCACTTATTGTTTGGGCGATGCGTCGAGGGCCTATGACAATGAAAAAGAAATCAAGCAAAAGGCCGGACTCAACCGTTTTCGCAGGCATTTGGTATTGTTGCGACCCGATATCATCGTAATTTATGATGAGCTGGATGCCGATCATGCCGCAGCCTGGACATGGTTGCTTCACAGTCCTGATGAAATAGAGATGGATAAAGAAATCCAACAACTGACCTGTACAACATCAACTGCCCATGCGCAGGTAAATATCTTTGGCAGTGGTCCGGTTTCTCTGGAGTTGAGTACAAAGTTTGATCCCGAACCATCAAACTACAGGAATATTACCGACGAAGAAGGGAATATCGTCGATTTTAAAGATCAGTGGCATATTTACGCCCGTCCTGTAGAAAAAGTCCCTGCTACCCGTTATCTTACCATTTTTCAGGTCAGGGCTACGGATGATGAGAGAGCCTTTTTTTCGCCAGTAAAGCAGGGTGAAGGCAAGTGGAAGATCGGCGAATGGTCTATCGAAGCAGAAATGGATGCTGGGAAAATGCCTTCATTGGAATGCCGGAAAGCAGATGAGACAGCAGTTGTCTCATTCGGAAAAAAAACAATCCTGGCCGGAAGAAAAACAATTACCCCACAGATTCCGGGGAGTACTGTTTTATATGAGATTATAAATGGAAAAATGATTGTAAAGGAAGCCGTGGATGAATTTCCGATTAACTAA
- a CDS encoding TIM barrel protein yields MTTITRRNFLRSTTMASLALAAPQFSLAGTAKPGSLMRIGLVTYLWGQDWDVPTLIGNCIKSKIGAVELRTEHAHGVEPSISAQRREEVRRMFEDSPIKCLGPGTNQAYHYTDQARLRAEIEGTKAFIKLSHDIGSTGVKVKPNAFPPGVSHEKTIEQIGKSLNEVGQYAGDMGQIIRVEVHGNETQELPVMKAIFDVADNPNVKVCWNCNPEDLNGQGLEYNFNLVKDRLGDTVHVREMNLNDYPYQKLMDLFVGIDYEGWILLECRTSPDDRIAAMIEQRKVWKKLVHNAQKKQ; encoded by the coding sequence ATGACTACCATTACCCGAAGAAATTTCCTCAGATCTACTACGATGGCCTCCCTTGCGTTGGCTGCACCTCAATTTTCGCTGGCTGGTACGGCAAAACCCGGCAGTCTGATGCGAATAGGCCTCGTAACCTACCTTTGGGGGCAGGACTGGGATGTGCCTACCCTTATTGGCAATTGTATCAAATCGAAGATTGGCGCAGTAGAACTCCGGACAGAACATGCACATGGGGTAGAACCTTCCATTTCCGCCCAAAGAAGAGAAGAAGTGCGCAGGATGTTTGAAGACAGCCCGATCAAATGTCTGGGCCCCGGCACAAACCAGGCCTACCACTATACAGATCAGGCACGACTCCGCGCCGAAATAGAAGGCACCAAAGCCTTTATCAAACTCAGCCACGATATCGGCAGTACGGGAGTAAAGGTAAAACCCAATGCCTTTCCTCCAGGTGTTTCTCACGAAAAAACCATAGAGCAAATCGGAAAGTCGCTCAACGAAGTGGGGCAATACGCCGGTGATATGGGCCAGATTATACGGGTGGAAGTACATGGAAATGAAACCCAGGAATTGCCTGTGATGAAAGCCATCTTTGATGTTGCCGATAACCCCAATGTAAAAGTATGCTGGAATTGTAACCCCGAAGACCTCAACGGACAGGGGCTGGAATACAATTTTAATCTGGTAAAAGACCGGCTGGGCGATACCGTACATGTGCGGGAAATGAACCTCAATGACTATCCCTATCAGAAGCTCATGGATCTTTTTGTGGGAATTGATTACGAAGGATGGATATTGCTGGAATGCCGTACTTCTCCGGACGACAGAATCGCCGCCATGATCGAACAGCGAAAAGTCTGGAAAAAATTGGTTCACAATGCGCAGAAAAAACAATAA